In Paenibacillus sp. FSL R7-0345, a single window of DNA contains:
- a CDS encoding MMPL family transporter, with protein MSTFLYRLGKSAYSKPWYFLGTWIVILGVIGALLGVNGIQSSSEMKIEGTESQKVLDMLAEELPAAAGGQASVAFTAPEGERLDTPERAALILKAINDVYSMEYIINPADLAAQAAAAAAQAAGADPSAAAGQSAAADPSAAAGQGAAADPSAAAGQDDAAAQAAAEQAAAAAQAASAAPYGPLMFDGVMVPGVMLSSDGNIALFQFQFTVQQTSLPSEVPDNVIEAVTEVEQAGSGITAIPSDSLKTTPSIGSTEAIGVAVAAVVLFITLGSVVAAGLPLITALLGVGISVGGAFALGSVIQMNDITPVLAVMIGLAVGIDYSLFIVNRQRRLILDEKLNAREAASRAIGTAGSAVFFAGLTVIIALCGMLVIGMEFLSTMALVAAVSVLINVLLALTLLPALLGLVGEKICTAKARSKSTAAGNKEHHGFSHRWANATVKFRWPIIILVVLVLGTAAIPVTKMELGIPSGASANLDTPARQSYDVISKGFGEGFNGPLLLVAQPNNPSDKISMETLGKLTQELQTHDNVTLVSPMGVNETGDIAIISLIPKTGPTDTETRDLVQDLRDPSYSLASDNDITLGVTGFTAINIDMSSKLSDAFPVYIGIIVVLSLIILLLVFRSVIVPIKATVGFILSIIATFGVTTAVYQWGWLHSLFGFDTGGPLLSFMPILVTGILYGLAMDYQVFLVSSMREAYVHGRRGNDSIVHGYDLASRVVLAAGIIMVSVFAGFIFAPDAMIKQIGFALAFGILIDAFIIRMTLVPAVMAVFGDKAWWLPKWLDRLLPNLDVEGDKLIAKLNAENGVSGHK; from the coding sequence ATGTCTACATTTCTGTACCGATTGGGAAAATCGGCTTATTCCAAGCCCTGGTACTTCCTCGGAACCTGGATCGTCATTCTCGGTGTGATTGGCGCACTGCTCGGCGTTAACGGCATCCAGTCCAGCTCCGAAATGAAAATTGAAGGCACCGAGTCGCAAAAGGTGCTGGATATGCTGGCCGAAGAGCTTCCGGCTGCCGCCGGCGGCCAGGCCAGCGTTGCCTTCACCGCACCGGAAGGCGAACGCCTTGATACGCCTGAACGGGCTGCTCTGATCCTGAAGGCAATTAATGATGTCTACAGCATGGAATACATCATTAACCCTGCTGATCTGGCTGCCCAAGCAGCAGCCGCTGCTGCACAGGCTGCAGGCGCCGACCCTTCCGCTGCCGCAGGCCAATCCGCTGCCGCTGATCCATCCGCCGCTGCAGGCCAAGGCGCCGCTGCTGATCCATCTGCTGCCGCAGGCCAAGATGATGCTGCCGCTCAAGCCGCTGCTGAACAGGCAGCTGCCGCCGCGCAGGCTGCCTCAGCTGCTCCTTACGGTCCGCTGATGTTTGACGGCGTTATGGTTCCCGGCGTCATGCTGTCCTCCGACGGCAACATTGCCCTGTTCCAGTTCCAGTTCACCGTGCAGCAGACTTCACTGCCGTCCGAAGTACCGGACAACGTGATCGAAGCTGTAACTGAAGTCGAGCAGGCCGGCTCCGGCATTACAGCAATTCCGAGTGACTCGCTGAAGACCACGCCTTCCATCGGTTCCACTGAAGCCATCGGGGTTGCCGTGGCTGCAGTCGTATTGTTCATTACCCTTGGTTCGGTTGTTGCAGCCGGGCTGCCGCTGATTACCGCACTCCTCGGAGTTGGTATTAGTGTCGGCGGCGCATTTGCCCTCGGCAGCGTAATCCAGATGAATGACATTACGCCTGTTCTAGCCGTGATGATTGGTCTGGCTGTCGGAATCGACTATTCCCTGTTTATCGTCAACCGCCAGCGCCGCCTGATTCTCGATGAGAAGCTGAATGCGCGTGAAGCGGCCAGCCGGGCTATCGGTACTGCGGGCAGCGCAGTATTTTTCGCCGGATTAACTGTCATTATCGCCCTGTGCGGGATGCTGGTTATCGGCATGGAATTCCTGTCCACCATGGCGCTTGTTGCTGCTGTCAGCGTACTGATTAACGTTCTGCTGGCACTGACCCTGCTGCCTGCGCTGCTTGGTCTCGTAGGCGAGAAGATCTGTACTGCCAAAGCGCGCTCCAAGAGTACTGCTGCCGGCAACAAAGAGCATCACGGCTTCTCGCACCGCTGGGCTAACGCCACAGTAAAATTCCGCTGGCCGATCATTATTCTGGTCGTGCTTGTACTTGGAACAGCTGCTATTCCGGTAACCAAAATGGAGCTCGGTATTCCGTCCGGCGCCTCGGCGAATCTGGATACTCCGGCCCGCCAGAGCTACGACGTGATCTCCAAAGGCTTCGGCGAAGGCTTCAACGGCCCGCTGCTGCTGGTTGCCCAGCCGAATAACCCTTCGGACAAAATCTCGATGGAAACTCTGGGCAAGCTGACTCAAGAGCTGCAAACGCATGACAATGTTACACTGGTATCCCCGATGGGAGTGAACGAAACGGGCGATATCGCCATTATCAGCCTGATTCCAAAAACTGGTCCGACGGATACAGAAACAAGAGATCTGGTACAGGATCTGCGCGATCCATCCTACAGTCTCGCATCCGATAACGATATCACCCTGGGTGTAACCGGCTTTACCGCCATTAACATCGATATGTCATCCAAGCTTTCTGATGCTTTCCCTGTGTACATCGGTATCATTGTTGTTCTTTCACTGATTATTCTGCTGCTCGTGTTCCGGTCGGTTATTGTACCGATCAAAGCAACCGTCGGCTTCATTCTCAGTATCATTGCTACCTTCGGCGTGACCACAGCCGTCTATCAGTGGGGCTGGCTGCATTCCCTGTTCGGTTTTGATACCGGCGGGCCGCTCCTCAGCTTCATGCCGATTCTGGTGACGGGTATCCTGTACGGTCTGGCGATGGATTACCAGGTGTTCCTGGTCAGCTCGATGCGTGAAGCTTACGTTCACGGGCGCCGCGGCAATGACAGCATCGTGCACGGCTACGATCTTGCCAGCCGCGTCGTGCTTGCCGCAGGAATTATCATGGTTTCCGTCTTCGCCGGCTTCATCTTCGCACCTGATGCGATGATCAAGCAGATCGGCTTTGCCCTGGCCTTCGGTATCCTGATTGATGCCTTCATCATCCGGATGACGCTCGTTCCGGCCGTTATGGCCGTATTCGGCGACAAAGCCTGGTGGCTGCCAAAATGGCTGGACCGCCTGCTGCCGAACCTCGACGTTGAAGGCGACAAGCTGATCGCCAAGCTAAATGCCGAGAATGGCGTGAGCGGACACAAGTAA
- a CDS encoding GNAT family N-acetyltransferase, protein MRLIFSQVNTAEETAEVARLAGEIWREYYVSIITMEQIDYMIEKFQSVQAITDQIFNQGYEYYIIRSDGSAVGYISARPEAGKLFLSKFYIGKEHRGRSYASQALAFLETLYKDRNLSHIWLTVNRHNESSIAVYKKKGFRTVREQVADIGNGFVMDDFIMKKEIPVQYE, encoded by the coding sequence ATGAGACTTATATTTTCACAGGTCAATACAGCGGAAGAAACTGCTGAGGTGGCCCGGTTGGCGGGCGAAATATGGCGCGAATATTATGTTTCCATTATCACAATGGAGCAGATTGATTACATGATTGAAAAGTTCCAGTCCGTTCAAGCGATTACGGATCAGATCTTTAATCAGGGCTATGAATATTACATCATCCGAAGTGACGGCTCTGCGGTCGGATATATTTCGGCCAGACCGGAAGCAGGCAAGCTCTTCCTGAGTAAGTTTTATATAGGCAAGGAGCACCGGGGGCGCAGCTATGCCAGCCAGGCGCTGGCTTTTCTGGAGACGCTATATAAAGACCGGAACCTGAGTCATATTTGGCTGACGGTCAATCGTCATAACGAATCCAGCATTGCGGTATATAAGAAAAAAGGGTTCCGGACTGTACGGGAACAAGTTGCGGATATCGGGAATGGATTCGTCATGGATGATTTTATTATGAAAAAAGAAATTCCGGTCCAATATGAATAA